The genomic region GTTTCTTCCCACCATTCTTTGTTTGCAACAGTTGACGGAGTACTTCCTGAGTTTATCAACAAACATAATGCCATCAGGCTATTGCAACAACTATTACGCAATAAATTTcctaaaaaaaacccataaaaatgcAAATAGAACAAACTTGCCTCCAAATATTTTCTTGTCAGCGAAATAATGGTCAGCTGTCCATGCCACTGCAAATGATCCCAAAACAGCAGGAATGATGTATTTTGCAGgcatcttcaaatttcaaactGCCAATTAGAAACATAACCCAGGTTCGTGAGAGAATATGCAATGACAACAAAAAGGGAAGGCAATCAAAACACCCCCTAAGGTCACGTTTGGTCCCTTAGGATTGGTAGATGGGATAACTTACTAGATTCAAGGTAtgctgaaatgttttaaaaggcttgCCTCAGGGCGCGCCTAGGCGCCCTGTGAGGTTGGGCTTGAGGGTTGCTGCCTCTATTTTGAGGGAGTGGACGGAAGGCGCTGCTAGAGCCACCTAGGCGTGCCTCAGggggatttttttatttattttttactcccaaacccaaattttgggtaggATTTTAACTGCCTCATACCTCTGCCTTGCAGTATcgtctctcttttttcttttttcttttttttttttttttttttaatataatggatgtgtgtgCTATGTGCgtgcattgttatatgtgtgctcattgtgcttttcatcctctattatatatatatatatggaattgttattgacactccaaaaatctcattctacactccaaactttctatatttgaaaagaaaaatacacttatgaggagtatagaatgagatttttggagtgccaataacacttcccataatatatatatatatatatgtatatgtatttataatatttgtGTGTGCTCAggatgattattgattaataatctttttttttttatttttaatataatatatgtgtacgctcagtgtatatattaaaaaaataaggtcccgtgaggcttcgcctcacgccTAGGCTGGGCTACCCCTCGGACGCCTCACCcacgcctcacgcttttaatacattgtgTTGAAGTAAGAGATGAAGACCGTTCCTTCAACTTGGGCAGAATTTGAAAGTCAGCCTTCGTATCTTGCTTCAAGATACTTTGAATCTAGTGAGTTGTcatatccaatccaatccaaaccCGGGCACCAAAAGTGGCCTAAAACGAACTAGATAGTTCCCTATCTGTTTGAATTGCCAATTAAGAACGACTAGCCTAGTTCCCTATTTGGTGGCTGGGACTACAGATGGCTAGACCAATTAAAATGGAATAACTGTCGTGGCCTATGCTCGATGAGCTTAACAATAGCGGGACTAAGACTCAGTGAAATTAGATAACTTTCCCACTTATCAAAGACAACATGTCTCTTCCCCAAGGGTTGGGAGAATCTAACATGCAACCGGAGGTATATCCCCCTACTAACAGTATCCATATCATCGTGTGAGCTATTAATATCTTTCTCATCATGTGGATTTACGTGATGAGAGAGACTAATAGCTCACACAATAAGAGTGAAACAAGAGGGGGTACACACCCCCGTTTACCAAATAATCCCCTCCCAAGCCAGGACTCTACGGTACAGTACTGGACTCAGTCCTAATCCTGCGACAGGATTCCAGTCCAGTCCCAGCCGCCAGACGGGTATCCCAACTTGAGACTGAAATTCAAGTCCAAATCTGTTGCATGTCTAAAATGCATTCTCCAAACCAATTGCAAGGCAGAGAACCTAAATAAATGACTCTTCAAGAGATCTGAGTTAGTTCACAATATTGGAGAATAACCAAGTCAATTTATTTACTTATAACTCTCATAATCTTCATAGCACAAACCGCCCTGTCCattaagtaaattaaaaaaaacacccCGATAACTATAAGTTTCATACAAAAACACCTCAAGAGCCCAATTGGAGGAAAAGAAAACCCCTCATCTATACACATACTCTTAACTATTCTTAGTTGTGAAATACTTCCCCCGTTACCAAGTGAGTCAATTGGGTATTTTCGTGAAGTATTAGGTTTGAAGTGGTTTTTCtctaaattataaatttatCAAGGACCTACAAGTGAAAACCCCATTACAATTTCCTATTTACTGAAACATAAgcactcaattttcttcattttttcttgcattttcattCGACCCACTTCATGTTTCTGTTTCTTCAATAATTACTAAGAATCTTACTCAAACATAAGCACACAAAAACATAGTAACAATCGAACAAAACTGCAACTGAGGACAAACAAACAGAAATCTTTCTGAAAGAACGAACGACAACCTCGGaggtttttctttgtttctatATCTGTAGATGAAACGGAAAACTTACAGCAGGAGGAGTTCCGAGTCGGTGAGATCGCACGATGGGGTCTGTCAACAGGAATTCTTGAACCTTCTACTTGTCTCCACTTCTGACGAGATAATGAGAGAGAAACTTTCCCACGACAGGAATTCTTGAACCTTCTTCGTCTCTCCACTTTTTGATGATCAACGACAATGCAATGGGTGTCGTATTCATTGTTGGATCATCAATTTTCTATTTCAAAGTGGGGAAATGCATAAAAGAATCTCTCAAATTAGACTCTTCAGTCTTCATGAATTCTTTATTACCTCATTATTTAACGATAATTTTTGTATTAACATTAGAAAATACAGTGTCGAAAGAGGTGTGAGAAAGTTTATGAAGATGCTCACTTTTgaaagagtctccttagcattcaTCTTCAAAGTAATAGTTAAATAATCTGTTCTCTTCTGTTGGTCACTCACTTTTAAATCTAGGCTCGATGGTAATCTCAAAAGGTTGGTCTTATAGAAAACGAGCATGGGTTTGAAAGTTCTAACTCCCATGTTGGCTTCTTTGGAAGTCATCAACTTTAAATTGACGTACCGTTTGACATGGGGGCCAAATTATGATGCCAACTAATGTGGTTCAAGACCTGCATTGGGTGGCCACACATTATTTGGCCACCTGATGTCCAGGACAGCATttctaaataacaaaaataccactcatctttaattttcatttcattttcttaccTTTAAGTTGGTCACgaattttttcatttctttcttcaacacACCTTAAAAACAGTGGTTCACCAATTTCAATCCAATCTTCTATACCAAATAAGGCCTGAGAGAGTAGTATTTGTTGGGGTTTGtgagagttttttttatttaagctTTCACCAGCTGAGCGTCAAAAATAAGTTAGAGAAATTTGGAGCTTGTAGTTTTTAAGTTTGTTGTTTTGATGGTTTAACAAAGCATGTTGGCTTTTTCCGACGGACATGTCCCTGGCCATCTGTGGTGGCGGGGAGAGGAAACCTCTAACTTTTCACTCCTCACCTCCGAACTCCCTAATTGTCGGCGACGCAGCACGGTGGAAAGTACATCAGAGTTTACGTTACACACAAAACTCCGGTGTTTAGTGCGACACTACTAGTATATGGAAGTTTTTTGCTCACCATCTACAACAAAGGAACTCGGATTTCGGTTGAAACCACGAATTCAATTGCTTGGTGGTGAGGGGCAACAGAATtgaaatagggaaatggaaTCCACAGCCCATTTTCCCCTTATCCACATCCGTTAATTTTTGTTCTCGATTCCTCTTCGATTTATTCAATGCAAATGCCAAAACTGGAAAGAGATATATACGTTGAGAAAATGGATATAATACTCGATGAATATAATACTATCGTTTTGGGTTCTAGTATACCAGGAGAACGATGAATAATAAGAGACGAAAATTGAGAAACCGTGAAAGAAACTGAATATTTGTCAACCATTATCTCAATTATAAGGTCCAAACAGACATCTTGATGTTCCATTCATCGCCAAACATAATATTTCACAACAATATGTTCAATTTTAATGTCACTACAGCTGCGTTTGTTACACTGAATTACCTTGCCCGATTGGGCTATTTTGAGTTGGCCCCCAAGCTGTATCAACCATGGAGGTATTTAACAAGCGACACTCCACCTTTCATGTCATCTGCTGCCATGCTGAGGAGCTCTGCACGGGTTTCTCAGCGTGCCTCATACTGAACAACTGCAAAAGCAACCATGAGTCATTATAAATCATTGAAAATTGTCACTGAGAGAccgataaatgaatgatatatatatatatatatatatatatatatatatatatatatatatatatatatatgaaaaggcCAGCAAGAACGCATTCAACAGTGTTTCATAAGGGACGCTACGACACGCCAGTGTTACAACTTCTTTGTGAGAGAGTATATACAGCAGATTACTGTAGGACTAGCATAACTTAATGCCTAACATGAACAAAGTGACACAACAGCCGTTATTGTTTCATGTGCAGTTACCACGTTGTGATTTACACTTTGTGGCACCAATACTGCTAGCTCGATCAATGACCTTAAATCAGCAGGAATGACAGATATtcaacaaaattcaaataattggGTGCAACGCTTTACCTAACTTTGATTCAGAATCTTGCCGATTAAATTCGGTGATCAAATATTAGTATTGGTGCATCTTGGTGTAGGCTAAGTGCACGTAAAACCATATCCTCTAAGCCAGAGCCCTAAAAACTGACCGAAAACTTATCACTCTGGTCAGTATCGCTATTTGGCATCAATATAACAATTTCCTACAGTGCCTATAACTTTACAAATAATTTCTGTTGCTAAGGTGTAATAGGTCTTTTGATTAGTATTGCTAAGATAACAGCTACTAATTACTAAAGATGAAGAACACATGAAACATAACGAATTTCACCATCTTGTACAACAAGGGTGGCAACCAGCCGAACAAAGAATGAATTCGACCAggctttttaagttttaataaaaacctagtGAGATACTATGAActgagaaaattacaaaaagacAGTGATGCCTAATTGAACCTAAATTGGGCCTATGGAACCGGAGTAGTTTTCAAGCGCATAATTGGGtgtaaatgagatgattaaCTCGCCAAAGGGATTGGCCACTCAAGTTTTAAGGTATTCATAACCATCTTAATTTGTAGATTTGCTCGCTGCCAAACATTTCGATTACAAAACACTAAATGCTGACAGTGAAAAAACACGAATTCCTTACCCAAAACCATGTCCTCCTTTTGcaacaaactaaaactaaggtcaTACTACGAAATTCGGTAAGTGACATAAAccctaaaaacataaaacaataaGCTAAAAAATTCGCCTCCCTCTACCGTTCGAATAATCAAGAGAATCCACATTTGTCAATCCGAAATCGATTACTGATAATTGGGTATTTACCCAATCCCCGAATATATTCAAATAATCAACTTTTGGAGAAATCAACCAATATTGCAACAATAAGAGCATATAAGGATATCGAGACTTACTGCGGCGAGTACGCTTCTTGTATAAGATACGGTAACCGCACTCGCGGCACTGAATCACGTCGTTGGATTTCAGCTGCACCTCCATCCCACAATCTACAATACATTACAACAACATTAAATCCTTAATTTAATATCACAAATTTAAATTCTTCTGTATGTAATTCatctcgaagaagaagaagaagaagaagaagaaagggaagATCAATACCTCCACAGATGTAGTAGACGGCCTCTGGTGGCGGAGGATCCATGAGAAGAGCTCGAAAAGGCTGTtaattttctagggttttgctGCTTCTGTTTTCAGGGAAACAAATAATCACGgggtttcttctttttattggGACTTCTCCTGGACTGTTATTGTATGTATGATGGGCTGAAATGGATTTGGGTTTTAAGCCCAAAATATTTGGACTGACTAGTTGAGGTCGGCAAACATTTGTGTACACCCAAAAAGCGTTTTTGGACACCCTCATAGAATTTGTAAAGATAGTTGAAGTTGGACattcaagaattttttttttaaattaataaaaaaggaCCAGCTAGAAGTTTTGTTACTGAAATCCACCATTTTGAAAGTCGGGAAGCACAAAGACATTCTAGCTTCCTCCTTGACTACTATCGTGGGATTCACCAACGTCAAGAATCAAACTTAATACATGCATTGTAAAGTCTTTGAATTCTATCAACATTgcacataaaatttaaaataaattgaaactaataaaaaaaaaaaaaaatccttcaattttagGTGTTGCAATTACCTTTCTTGTAAGTAGCCTGTCACATCTACAAATAACAGTTCAATTTTTTGGACCTAGATTACAATACTCCCTCTAAATGTTGTGAATGGTTGTTTTGTACTAACGGCACAGACATGATCAGCATCGTGTATGTGTTAGCGCATGTATATATACAATAAGTCTTTATAATCATTCTAGTGACAATATATGGCTACAGGGCCATAAGCTTCACAGATTCATACACTTGTAATACTGGATGCTTAAGGATAAGACTTTTTTTAAGAAGTCTATAAGCCTACCATTTTTCAGCCACTTACTATAACGGTCTTGcggtattcttctttatttgtaaatgagatgttttaggttcaaatctccTAGATGGCGAATATGATACCaaccattgtgtggcttaactcCCATCTtcccttaatgtaaaatatattgttctaccaataaaaaaaaaaaaagcacctaCCATTTTCCATGGAAACATTTAAATCATGAGATGGCTTACAAAGCCCAAACCCCTCCTCTGACCTAACAAGGCCTCAAAGAGGGATTAGCCTAGCAAGGATAAATAAGGAGTTAACCTGCACCATCAACGACAAGATGAAAATTCCTACAATCGTGGCTCTATCACCTGCCATGAAATCCGATGTGGGTAAGACACCTTAAAGGAGACTCTTAATAAGGTTAAGGTGTCCTTCATGTCTTTCAAAGTCAAACGACTAAATGTTTTAATAGGTGAGATAACAAGTCAAACGACTAATGAATCACCTTCAAGTTCAGACTTGCCATCATATAAAGACATGACTTTGAAAGTAATTTACATTTCCATCCACACCAATTCATCTCTACCCCAAACATAAAACAGCACTATAAAATATTATCCTACCCCCTTAGTCTTTATACACACCAAATATAGGATATGATTAAGTCCAAGACAAGCCTATCCAGCCAGCTCAATCCGTAAAATTAGTCCAATTCGAACCAATCTTGCGTAACAAACATCCTTTCAATAGCTTTGTTATGTTTGCCACACAACTGCTAGTAAGAAAATGGTAAATGTTCCAAATAAAACACCCTATGAAGCTCCACAGTAACAATTAAAAGtgacaaataatttttaacttttatgcATCAAATACATTGAATTAGTGTAattggaaaaaggaaaagaatgaaAGAATTGGAATGAAATTAAAGGGCCTAAAATGAAAAAGTTAAAAgccaaaagtaaaaataaatagttaaaGCTGGTATCCCTTGAGCTTCTTAAATTCACTAACCAATAATTTTCTTTCATCGCTTGTATAGAATCAGCAACCTGCAGCTTTTAGGAAGTTATCATATGGACTCGACGCTGGTAGCCTGAAAGAGTGGGGATGATGCTGGTATTCGTTTACACACATCACTGAGGCACGGCCTGCGGTTGGGGGTGGATTGTATGAAGTGGCAGTGTCATCAACAAATGGATTTCCGCTCTGTATTGTCATTCAAGTTCACAACTTTAGATTTAAAATGCCAGCCAGAGTGTGTGCATGGTACTTGTACAGTACTAAGTATGCCTAATTTTGGTTAAAGCCAGAAAGCAGTACCCTATATGAGCCGAAGTCAGCATGGAAACCAGATGTTATCCATTTCGCATCATCATTATGATTTTGTAAAGACTGGTTCATCAAATACTCCTGCTTCTGTTGGGAGCTCATCAAATTCGACATCTTCTGCTGCTTTCCTATCAGGAGTGCCTCACAGTGCCCGGCCATTTCTTTGTATGGCACATCAGGTGCATTAGAGACCGACAGTCTTCCAACTTGATATGCTGTCTCCAGGACCTGAGCACATAAAAACATTGTAATGGTGAACACTTCTCTCTCTGAATCTTGCCCGTGAACAAACAACAGAAGACTATTCTTTTTAAAAGCAATCAAACTAAATATAGAACATGCAATGGCTAACGTACAGATTCAATAAATTGATTGACGCTCAGAAGATTGGGAGAATCTGCAGAAAAATCTAAGTTGTTCTTTTGGCTATCAAATGAACCTGGAAAGGAATCATCATCCAATGAAAATATTGGAGCATCCTGCATTACAAGAATAAAACCATGAGTTCTGAAGAGAAAACTTGATGCTGACCACCTCTAACTGTGGTGTGGTGATAAGTACCCCCGTTTCTTCCCTCTCAACGCTTATGTTTTAGTTGCTACACCCCCacacaaccaaaaaacaaaaacaaaagtgaaAGCTATGAAGGGTACTTACCTCCTTCATAAATTTACTGTCTCGGGAATCAACCTGATATAACTTTTGCGGCGCATCCATACAGAACTGGGCTCCCAGTGGACATACACCATCAGGTAAGAATTCACTGAGCAGCTCCTCCCTTATAGTAGACAATTCGGCCTGCATAAATAGCTTGCTATTCATAATCCATGGTATAACACAAATGATTTCTTTTCCTGCACTATGAAAAGtccaaaacacttaaacaatcgGTATAAAAGCTTACATCTAACAATCTTTCCAAGCTCTTCACAACTTCAGAAGCAAAGAATTCCTTAGTTTGCTCTTCAGTAATATTTATCTCGGACAGAGATTTTAATGCCAGACGATCATCTTCTTCAGATCCATAAAGATGTCTGGGATGGTCCGGTCCAGTCTTAACAGCCTGTAACTTGCAATCTTCAACCAAACGCAGGAACGGATCAACCTGATTAAGTGTGTAAAGCTGTCAAAGCTATTTTATGTTTGATAGAGAAGTTTGATTATGGAAATCTCACATAAAAAGATACCAGTACATGGTTCACTTTCTTTAAGTCCTTCATGTCCTTAGAATTGATAAGTTTATGCAAAATGCGCATACATAAGCAAG from Pyrus communis chromosome 9, drPyrComm1.1, whole genome shotgun sequence harbors:
- the LOC137744920 gene encoding DNA-directed RNA polymerases II, IV and V subunit 12-like, which gives rise to MDPPPPEAVYYICGDCGMEVQLKSNDVIQCRECGYRILYKKRTRRIVQYEAR
- the LOC137744996 gene encoding uncharacterized protein; amino-acid sequence: MPAKYIIPAVLGSFAVAWTADHYFADKKIFGGSTPSTVANKEWWEETDKKFQAWPRTAGPPVVMNPISRQNFIVKSRTDS